DNA sequence from the Dreissena polymorpha isolate Duluth1 chromosome 3, UMN_Dpol_1.0, whole genome shotgun sequence genome:
ATATCTTGAAAAAGTCAATCTGAATACTGATTTCAAACAGTGTCTTCAAAGacagcaacaataacagtttATACCAATTACTTGTTAACGTAAATGCTATAGCTTAAACGCAAAACGTGCGTTATACCGATGCGCCCAGTTTTAACACGAACAatacaatcaataaaataatataaatgttccAGAAAAGTATTAAAATGCGACGTGAAACCACACAATTCAAACTGCAATAAATACGTAATAACTGCACAAACACAATTTGTAAAGAAATTTGAAAGTGAAAAAAAGAATATCACACGCAAgtgtataataaaaaatgtaaaacaaaataaatcgtcTCAAAAATCTAACATGATTGTCAACACGTTAACGCACGATTTACCCAACAAGGGATAATAAATAAGATCATAAAGAGCATAATAATTAACGTTCCTCATGTATTCGTTTGAATAAAATGAATCAAAGAAAGCTTGATTTATCTGATCACGAAAACAAACTGCTTAACTTTATAAATGCATTCAGAAGAATCTATTTAGTCCGTACCAAAATATGAAGATCGCGTATAAACTTATTATTGACCTTGTATCTTAAGTTGTTGAACTAATATAGTATCTTAATCTTCCATCGAACATTCCATTTCTGCAAACTTGTTGATGCATTTTATCATATCCTGCACCAGTTCGTGTTCCGGGAATCCCAGACGACGCCAGTTGGAAACGTCCACGGTATCCGTGACCTCCGAATGCTCGCCCATGGTTCCACGAGCCTGGCACTTCATCGATCGCGCCAGCTCGTCGATCTTCTGGAATCCAATTTTCTTGATAAGCTTTGGCACCCTGCAGTGGACAGAGGCTCTAAGGCCCGTTCCTAGGTTACTAGGGCAGCACGTGATCATTCCAAGTATAGGGTCGCTCATGAAGACGTCCTTCACATCGTACTTTTTCTTCAGGTAGTGCTCGATCGCTACAGCGCCCCTGTGGAGACGACGCAGAACTCCCTTTATGTCGCCGCTCTGCTCCATACTTATGATTCTAAGGTGATCACCTTCGTTGATCCAGAGCAAGAACTTTTTGTCGTTAGAACAAAATATGCCTCTACCGTGGGGCCAAAAGCGATGGTATCCAGACGCGGCTTGCATTTTGTCTTTGCCTTTAAACAGGAAATGGTCATCGATAAGCTTTTGTTCCTCTTCCTTGGTCATCGTCGTGTGCCTGAAAAAGGTTCCTCCTAAATCTTTATATTCATCGCTGCTtgacatttctttaaaaatggcTTCCATTGAATCTGAAATTTCCATTCTCGTTTTCAGAGATCCGCTTGTGTTCAGCGGAAACATGGCCAGATTTCGGGCGCAACGTATCCTCGTGGAAACAATGATAGACTTTGCTTCGTCCGTCAAATCCACCTTGATGTGTTCTGGATCCATACTTGTGACGTGTTTCATCGAGCCATCTAGCTTGTATCCCACGTGGTACTTTTCTATGACAGGATAAAACAGATCCTTGAAGACTTTGTACGAATCCAAATCACCAGCGTGGCAGCCAACGAACGAGTCGGGGTAGCAGACTCCCGTATTGATTGCCCGAGCAATGGTCCAACCACTGCTTGACTGAACGTTTTTAAGCTTGTCGAACAAAGCCTTACTCATGGTTTGAGCCATAAGTGAATGCTTTGGTTGCTTCTTGTACTCGTCCAAGACTTTCGGCCAGTTGTTCTCGGCCAGATCGTCGTTCAAGATGAGGTGGAAATATGGGTCAATCGATGCATCCTCCTTTGCCATTGACTGCGTCACAGTGCCTGCTAATTCAGAAGATTCCATTTTTCTTCAGTGAGCGATGCTTACGAtataactgaaaatataaaaGAACATACTTGAAATATCTTATTTCATGGCATGAATTTATCAGTAAACAAGTATACATTGACCCACCCCTTTTTGTTTGTACAAAAACTATCGTTTATGTATGTTGAATAAAACAAACCGTGCGCCTGTGATGGACTCTAACTAACAGCACTGGTGATGAAGTAATAATTCAAGATTATTATAACCATAAACACACATTACTTTCCCATGCAATAACATGCGATGTCCGGCTTTATTCCGTATACATCTAAATTGTAAACCGTGATTAAGAACGCTTTGTTTTACATGTACCACTATAACTgctgcggactgcccaggctaatctgggacgacactttacgcacatgcattatgcccagttttctcagaacgcgacttaaatTATCAACATCTTTAAAATGGGGTTTTGTTTAAGAATACATAACTTCGCTCATGTTATCATTTACAAAGAATGACAAAACGCGAAATAGAATGTATAACAAAAACACGTTTAGATTTAGTCAATTAAATGATCCTTACACAGTATATTTTAAACGTGAACGATTGAATGGTAAATCCGTGTCTATTTGCATATTCTATAGCATATCTATTGTATACACATGTTCTATAACCAGCTATGTATTGATCACTGCACCACTTTTGCCTTGACCGATGATCGATAAAGCACAGCAGACTTCAACAGCCTATTGGCGTGGATAACATAGACGCTTCTGCTATTACTAGTAAAGAATCtgcgattaacccatttatgcctagcgtctagaaaaaaaggccttggcaaacgtcgtagacccagatgagacgccgcaaggAATTTCTGTgtgaaatattctatatatagaaataaatatactagacatccctaattttggaaataaattgatccaatttagaaggatgggagagtccactaggcatgaatgggtaaACTTACTTCATTCAGAAATATCAAATATCTTATGATTTATTTTCCTCGCAAGAAGTTTTCCTATAATAAATGTATACAGGATTGTACGTACTATATGTGCATCTCAAATGTatcaattgtttatatttgcaATTTAATGTTATAAACAGCTTATTGTTATACTCTTATGTTCAATTACATAAAAGACGCAGTTTTCCTAGTTCTGTATACATAAGGACGAACTATCTTCTTGTCTTTTATGTCATACTAAACATCGTGTTGACTCAGATGTAAAATTTTGCGGTGGTTCATTTATGATCGCTTTATATGCAAATACCATGTTAGCTATAAGTAAGCtgttctaaaaaaaatcaaacaatatgaACGTCTTTAttcatgtatataaatttaatgtattatacacaaatatttaccTGTAATAGCGCGAAGATTAAAATTCAATAGATATGTACACGTTTACACTAACATTTAAACGTTGAAATTACAAGGATGTTTCCCCTTAAATAGCAGACGATCATATTTAAGATGTGAACATGTGGCTCTCGGCGGTTAtcgtttaaaggggccgtttaacagattttggcatgtattgaagcatgtcattaaatgctttatattgataaatttaaacacttgacctaaaaatctccagtaaaaaaacaagaatacaatttttttttaaaggaaaaaagtaactatcaacagggctcgaaccactgacccctggagtcccgAAGTAAAAAGTCTTCCGCCTAGACAAcccgaccatc
Encoded proteins:
- the LOC127872856 gene encoding arginine kinase-like isoform X1, with protein sequence MESSELAGTVTQSMAKEDASIDPYFHLILNDDLAENNWPKVLDEYKKQPKHSLMAQTMSKALFDKLKNVQSSSGWTIARAINTGVCYPDSFVGCHAGDLDSYKVFKDLFYPVIEKYHVGYKLDGSMKHVTSMDPEHIKVDLTDEAKSIIVSTRIRCARNLAMFPLNTSGSLKTRMEISDSMEAIFKEMSSSDEYKDLGGTFFRHTTMTKEEEQKLIDDHFLFKGKDKMQAASGYHRFWPHGRGIFCSNDKKFLLWINEGDHLRIISMEQSGDIKGVLRRLHRGAVAIEHYLKKKYDVKDVFMSDPILGMITCCPSNLGTGLRASVHCRVPKLIKKIGFQKIDELARSMKCQARGTMGEHSEVTDTVDVSNWRRLGFPEHELVQDMIKCINKFAEMECSMED
- the LOC127872856 gene encoding arginine kinase-like isoform X2, whose product is MESSELAGTVTQSMAKEDASIDPYFHLILNDDLAENNWPKVLDEYKKQPKHSLMAQTMSKALFDKLKNVQSSSGWTIARAINTGVCYPDSFVGCHAGDLDSYKVFKDLFYPVIEKYHVGYKLDGSMKHVTSMDPEHIKVDLTDEAKSIIVSTRIRCARNLAMFPLNTSGSLKTRMEISDSMEAIFKEMSSSDEYKDLGGTFFRHTTMTKEEEQKLIDDHFLFKGKDKMQAASGYHRFWPHGRGIFCSNDKKFLLWINEGDHLRIISMEQSGDIKGVLRRLHRGAVAIEHYLKKKYDVKDVFMSDPILGMITCCPSNIGTGLRASVHCRVPKLIKNIGFQKIDELARSMKCQARGTMGEHSEVTDTVDVSNWRRLGFPEHELVQDMIKCINKFAEMECLMED